One stretch of Tenacibaculum sp. MAR_2010_89 DNA includes these proteins:
- a CDS encoding exo-beta-N-acetylmuramidase NamZ domain-containing protein, giving the protein MKHYINYLFLFFCLQFTSCAQQKQKKDSPIKKQDETLKIGADRVNLYLSILKNKNIAIVANQTSTITTLQRAEVSKNVMGSKSVTQHLVDYLHSYNTITVKKVFAPEHGFRGKADAGEVIVDGIDTKTNLPIISLYGKNKKPSSEQLKNIDYVVFDIQDVGVRFYTYISTLHYVMEACTEANIPVIILDRPNPNAHYIDGPVLSSKHKSFVGMHPVPVVYGMTIGEYGKMINGEKWLKNGIKCDLTVIPLENYTHNTEYKLPIKPSPNLPNQKSINLYPSLCFFEGTNVSAGRGTNKQFQIYGSPYLKNLNFSFTPQPNEGAKYPKHKEKLCFGENLEETEYLSSLQLKWLLKAYKQTSEKEKFFNPFFTKLAGTELLQKQIEDGLNEEKIRDSWKKELNSFKKIRTKYLLYK; this is encoded by the coding sequence ATGAAGCATTATATAAATTACCTATTCTTATTTTTTTGTTTACAATTTACTTCTTGTGCCCAACAAAAGCAGAAAAAAGATTCTCCAATAAAAAAACAAGATGAAACTTTAAAAATTGGAGCAGATAGAGTTAATTTATACCTTTCTATTTTAAAAAACAAAAATATTGCTATTGTTGCAAACCAAACTTCTACAATTACCACTTTACAGCGTGCTGAAGTTTCTAAAAACGTTATGGGATCAAAGAGCGTAACGCAACACTTGGTTGATTATTTACATAGTTATAATACTATTACCGTTAAAAAAGTTTTTGCTCCTGAACATGGTTTTAGAGGTAAAGCAGATGCTGGTGAAGTTATTGTTGACGGAATTGATACTAAAACTAATTTACCTATAATTTCTTTATATGGTAAAAATAAAAAGCCTAGTTCCGAACAATTAAAAAACATTGATTATGTTGTTTTTGATATACAAGATGTTGGTGTTCGTTTTTATACCTATATTTCAACATTACACTACGTAATGGAAGCATGTACTGAAGCAAATATTCCCGTTATAATATTAGACAGGCCCAATCCTAATGCTCACTATATTGATGGACCTGTTTTAAGTTCTAAACATAAAAGCTTTGTAGGAATGCATCCTGTTCCTGTTGTTTATGGAATGACTATTGGAGAGTACGGAAAAATGATTAATGGAGAGAAATGGTTAAAAAATGGAATTAAATGTGATTTAACTGTTATTCCTCTTGAAAACTACACACATAATACTGAATATAAATTACCTATAAAACCATCACCTAATTTACCTAATCAAAAATCTATTAACTTATACCCTAGTTTATGCTTTTTTGAAGGTACAAATGTATCAGCAGGTAGAGGTACTAATAAACAATTTCAAATTTATGGGTCTCCATATTTAAAAAATTTAAATTTTAGTTTTACACCTCAACCTAATGAAGGTGCTAAGTATCCAAAACATAAAGAAAAATTATGCTTTGGTGAAAACCTAGAAGAAACCGAATATTTATCTAGTTTACAATTAAAATGGCTGCTTAAAGCTTATAAACAAACTAGTGAAAAAGAAAAATTCTTTAATCCATTTTTCACAAAACTTGCTGGTACTGAATTACTGCAAAAGCAAATAGAAGATGGTTTGAATGAAGAAAAAATCAGAGATTCTTGGAAAAAAGAATTAAACAGTTTTAAAAAAATTAGAACTAAGTATTTACTTTACAAGTAA
- a CDS encoding pyridoxal-phosphate dependent enzyme, with translation MNYANNILETIGNTPLVKLNSVTKEIDALVLAKVETFNPGNSVKDRMALKMIEDAEADGRLKPGGTIIEGTSGNTGMGLALAAIVKGYKCIFVISDKQSKEKMDILRAVGAEVVVCPTNVEPDDPRSYYSVSKRLGEETPNSWYVNQYDNPSNATAHYEQTAPEIWEQTEGKITHFVVGVGTGGTISGTAKYLKEKNPNIKIWGIDTYGSVFKKYHETGIFDENEIYPYITEGIGEDILPKNVDFSLIDGFTKVTDKDAAVYTRKIAKEEGIFVGNSAGSAIKGLLQLKDEFKPDDVVVVLFHDHGSRYVGKMFNDDWMRNRGFLEDEVTTAEDLIKSHIDKPLVTIQTEELVSHAIERMRAFKISQIPVKDVNGFVGSVDESALLHSYLEDKNIADKPIKEVMGAMYPVVEKSASIDEVSKLITKENQAVLVDLENGKHHIVTKYDIISAI, from the coding sequence ATGAATTACGCTAATAATATACTAGAAACCATAGGTAATACTCCTTTGGTTAAGTTAAATTCTGTTACCAAAGAAATAGATGCTTTGGTATTGGCTAAAGTAGAAACATTTAACCCAGGAAATTCTGTTAAAGATAGAATGGCCTTAAAAATGATTGAAGATGCTGAAGCAGATGGACGCTTAAAACCTGGAGGAACAATTATTGAAGGTACTTCTGGTAATACAGGAATGGGATTGGCATTGGCTGCTATTGTAAAAGGTTACAAATGTATTTTTGTAATATCAGATAAGCAATCAAAAGAGAAAATGGATATTTTACGTGCAGTTGGTGCTGAGGTAGTTGTATGCCCTACCAATGTTGAACCAGATGACCCTAGATCATATTATTCAGTATCTAAACGTTTAGGTGAAGAAACTCCAAATTCTTGGTATGTAAACCAATATGATAACCCTTCAAATGCAACAGCTCACTATGAGCAAACTGCTCCTGAAATATGGGAACAAACAGAAGGTAAGATAACTCATTTTGTAGTTGGAGTTGGAACTGGAGGTACAATTTCAGGAACCGCAAAATACTTAAAAGAAAAAAATCCTAATATTAAAATATGGGGAATTGACACTTATGGTTCTGTATTTAAAAAATATCATGAAACTGGAATTTTTGATGAGAATGAAATTTACCCATATATAACAGAAGGAATTGGAGAAGATATTTTACCTAAGAATGTTGATTTTAGCTTAATTGATGGGTTTACTAAAGTTACAGATAAAGATGCTGCTGTATATACTCGTAAGATAGCTAAAGAAGAAGGTATTTTCGTTGGTAATTCAGCAGGTTCAGCAATTAAAGGTTTATTACAATTAAAAGATGAATTTAAACCAGATGATGTTGTAGTTGTATTATTTCATGATCATGGTAGCCGTTATGTAGGTAAAATGTTTAATGATGATTGGATGCGAAATAGAGGATTTTTAGAAGATGAAGTAACTACTGCTGAAGACTTGATTAAGTCTCATATAGATAAGCCTTTAGTAACAATTCAAACTGAAGAATTAGTTTCACATGCAATTGAAAGAATGCGTGCATTTAAAATATCACAAATTCCAGTAAAAGATGTTAATGGTTTTGTTGGTTCTGTTGATGAATCAGCTTTGTTACATAGTTATTTGGAAGATAAGAATATTGCAGATAAACCTATTAAAGAAGTAATGGGAGCTATGTATCCTGTAGTTGAAAAATCGGCTTCTATTGATGAGGTTTCTAAACTAATTACTAAAGAAAACCAAGCGGTATTAGTAGATTTAGAAAATGGAAAGCATCATATAGTTACAAAATATGATATAATTAGTGCTATTTAA
- a CDS encoding phosphatase: MKKLNLSKIALTTLTCIIGGFISCKDGIDGVNGIDGKDGKDGNNGTDGSNSSVYLTASKTPNFLKVTGQFSHLKITPILSSEDVIPNSPNFVYGSMADGAGLLAESDGSFTLINNIEADYSIARIKLNEKLRPTSGDYILNAQATGNTAQCSGSLITPQEHGFGPLYLSGGEWGGSSKGIFSTDPTKNASAAGSATMLTALGQWSTENAVAIGKDAYAGKTVVFIGDDHSDNNTPSGQLGMYVGNQGDLNGGKLYGLKVTSAGINYEVDMNEGVEYNAEFVELAEKEINALDTEAKTKGVMGFSRLEDIDWRRGSAKNNREIYFCVTGRRKDGLKDKGTYYGRIYKVVLNENDPTGAAKITCILDGDKLTGKAKDFHSPDNILITENYAYIQEDPNGYFDVAEKNHYARLYQYNLTTGELKVVLECNQDYAATKGYGNTGKAWEITGMIDVTDVVNTGKNTFMVITQNHGWDPADGTAFTDPLANSDVANSRKEGSVLHIITGLDR, encoded by the coding sequence ATGAAGAAATTAAATTTAAGTAAAATTGCATTAACTACTTTAACATGTATCATAGGGGGATTTATATCATGTAAAGACGGAATAGATGGTGTAAATGGAATTGACGGAAAAGATGGTAAGGATGGAAATAATGGAACAGATGGTTCAAATTCATCAGTATATTTAACAGCATCAAAAACACCTAACTTTTTAAAAGTAACAGGACAGTTTTCTCATTTAAAAATTACTCCGATTTTATCATCGGAAGATGTAATACCAAATAGTCCTAATTTTGTGTATGGGTCTATGGCTGATGGTGCTGGTTTATTAGCAGAGTCTGATGGAAGTTTTACATTAATTAATAATATTGAGGCAGATTATTCAATTGCAAGAATTAAGTTAAATGAAAAATTAAGACCAACTTCAGGAGATTATATTTTAAATGCTCAAGCTACAGGAAATACAGCACAATGTTCAGGTTCTTTAATAACACCACAAGAACACGGATTTGGTCCTTTGTATTTGTCTGGTGGAGAATGGGGAGGTTCTTCAAAAGGAATTTTTTCTACAGATCCAACAAAAAATGCAAGTGCAGCAGGAAGTGCTACTATGTTAACAGCTTTGGGACAATGGTCTACAGAAAATGCAGTAGCAATAGGAAAAGATGCTTATGCAGGTAAAACTGTTGTTTTCATAGGTGATGACCATAGTGATAATAATACACCTTCAGGTCAATTAGGTATGTATGTAGGAAATCAAGGAGACTTAAATGGTGGTAAGTTATATGGCTTAAAAGTAACATCTGCAGGAATTAATTATGAAGTAGATATGAATGAAGGTGTTGAATATAATGCTGAATTTGTTGAATTAGCTGAAAAGGAGATTAATGCTTTAGATACTGAGGCTAAAACTAAAGGTGTAATGGGATTCTCTAGATTAGAGGACATAGATTGGAGAAGAGGTTCTGCTAAAAATAATAGAGAAATTTATTTTTGTGTTACAGGAAGAAGAAAAGATGGTTTAAAAGATAAAGGTACTTATTATGGACGTATTTATAAAGTAGTATTAAATGAAAATGATCCTACAGGAGCAGCAAAAATTACGTGTATTTTAGATGGAGACAAATTAACTGGAAAGGCAAAAGATTTTCATAGTCCTGATAATATTTTAATTACTGAGAATTATGCATACATACAAGAAGATCCAAATGGATACTTTGATGTTGCTGAAAAAAATCATTATGCAAGATTATATCAGTATAACTTAACTACTGGAGAGTTAAAAGTAGTTTTAGAGTGTAATCAAGATTATGCAGCAACCAAAGGATATGGTAATACTGGAAAAGCTTGGGAAATTACAGGAATGATAGATGTTACTGATGTTGTAAACACAGGGAAAAATACTTTTATGGTTATTACTCAAAATCATGGTTGGGATCCTGCAGATGGAACAGCATTTACTGATCCATTAGCAAACTCTGATGTAGCTAATAGTAGAAAAGAAGGATCTGTTTTACATATAATTACAGGATTAGATAGATAG
- a CDS encoding cytochrome-c peroxidase — MKNSLYQAKTYLCVCLLLLIISCDEKKDNYECINVINKEIQKLYKKHLLSTVNYLDSINTHENIEDKKKYYINARKNFKFLEPILAYSDKNNYKSLNAPNILIVKGEESLDTRVINPIGFQVIEETLYEDSLDTLALTNLVNVTNARLKLIKNNLNLQLKDYHIIWLLREHITRIATTGITGFDSPVLNESLNESKYTNKTILDILKISEPKFSSKDILKRFIKLMDKANLDLTHDFDTFDRFSFIKNTIPKQLKLLVEIQEDWKVKFPFEMALSNTMTSLFSKGTLNKTYFSDLKSDTTFLNEKIKFGKSLFNDVTLSKQINMSCATCHVKDLGFADGKRVFDKNQTRNTPTITYATYQRGFFMDSRAGSLEGQVVGVVKNHNEFDMSMDSVVARVINNDSYKLKIKKLYKNKRIGYNIRHAIASYVRTLNTFNSKFDKNIRGEDNTLTEEEKNGFNLFMGKALCATCHFAPVFNGTVPPNYNDTELEAIGTPDIDTTKLSKDLGRFYLYNTEERKHFFKTPTIRNIAKTAPYMHNGVYNTLEEVVDFYNKGGGVGLGFNLPNQTLPFDELKLSNKEIKEIVAFMKTLTDE; from the coding sequence ATGAAAAACAGTTTGTATCAAGCTAAGACATACCTTTGTGTATGTCTTTTGCTTTTAATTATTTCATGTGATGAAAAGAAAGATAATTACGAGTGTATTAATGTAATAAATAAGGAAATACAAAAACTTTATAAAAAGCATTTACTATCAACAGTTAATTATTTAGACAGTATAAATACACATGAAAATATAGAGGATAAAAAGAAGTACTATATAAATGCGAGAAAGAATTTTAAATTTCTTGAACCTATTTTAGCTTATTCTGATAAGAATAACTATAAATCATTAAATGCTCCTAATATTTTAATAGTAAAAGGTGAAGAGAGTTTAGATACTAGAGTAATAAACCCAATTGGTTTTCAAGTTATAGAGGAAACATTGTATGAAGATTCTTTAGATACTTTAGCATTAACAAATTTAGTAAATGTAACCAACGCTAGGCTGAAGTTGATTAAAAATAACTTAAACTTACAATTAAAAGATTACCATATAATATGGTTATTACGTGAACATATTACACGAATAGCTACTACTGGTATTACAGGTTTTGATTCTCCAGTTTTAAATGAGTCGTTAAATGAATCAAAATATACGAATAAAACTATTTTAGATATCCTTAAAATTAGTGAACCAAAATTCTCTTCTAAAGATATTTTAAAAAGATTTATAAAGTTGATGGATAAAGCTAACTTAGACTTGACACATGATTTTGATACTTTTGATAGGTTTAGTTTTATTAAAAATACCATTCCTAAGCAATTAAAGTTATTAGTGGAAATTCAAGAAGATTGGAAAGTTAAGTTTCCTTTTGAAATGGCATTATCTAATACGATGACTTCTCTTTTTTCAAAAGGAACATTAAATAAAACGTATTTTTCAGATTTAAAAAGCGATACTACTTTTTTAAATGAAAAAATAAAATTTGGTAAAAGCTTATTTAATGATGTTACTCTTTCTAAACAAATTAATATGTCTTGTGCTACTTGTCATGTAAAAGATTTAGGTTTTGCTGATGGAAAAAGAGTATTTGATAAAAATCAAACTCGAAATACTCCAACGATTACTTATGCTACATATCAAAGAGGTTTTTTTATGGATTCTAGAGCAGGGAGTTTAGAAGGTCAGGTTGTAGGTGTTGTTAAAAACCATAACGAGTTTGATATGTCTATGGATTCAGTTGTAGCAAGAGTTATAAATAATGATTCTTATAAGTTGAAAATTAAAAAATTGTATAAGAATAAACGTATAGGATATAATATCAGACATGCGATTGCATCTTATGTAAGAACACTAAATACATTTAATTCTAAGTTTGATAAAAACATAAGAGGTGAAGATAATACCTTGACAGAAGAAGAGAAAAATGGGTTTAATTTATTTATGGGAAAAGCTTTGTGTGCAACTTGTCATTTTGCTCCTGTTTTTAACGGTACAGTGCCACCAAATTATAATGATACAGAATTAGAAGCCATAGGAACTCCAGATATTGATACTACTAAATTAAGTAAAGACTTAGGAAGGTTTTATTTATATAATACAGAGGAAAGAAAGCACTTTTTTAAAACCCCTACAATTAGAAATATAGCTAAAACTGCTCCTTATATGCATAATGGAGTATATAATACACTAGAAGAGGTTGTAGACTTTTATAACAAGGGAGGAGGAGTTGGTTTAGGTTTTAATTTACCAAACCAAACATTACCTTTTGATGAACTAAAGTTATCAAATAAAGAAATAAAAGAAATTGTAGCTTTTATGAAAACTCTAACAGATGAATAG
- a CDS encoding FtsX-like permease family protein, producing MNFELFIAKRIVAGKEYKNSISSPIIKIATIAITLGIAIMLIAVSIGSGFQKKIRDKMSGFKGHVQIVNYDNNTSDVSIVPIDKNQDFYPKFKNIAGIKNVQTFANKFGVIRTAKDFEGVILKGVTNDYDFTFFNEYLKEGRLPNFSLDRNREILISESIAKRLELTLKDTVQMVFSVENSKRPFKIRKPVIVGIYNTGFEQFDKTMLIGDIREVQRLNKWKNNEIGGFEVLIDDFDTLKEKGNEIYTSIGSTLNSSTIVDSYPLIFNWLNILDNNVWVIIGIMILVAGINMVTALLVLILEQVQMVGILKALGSSNWSIRKIFLYNASYLILKGLLYGNIIGLVFLSIQKYLKIITLNPENYYVSTVPVSIDFWSILFLNLGTLILCFLMLIIPSYIITKIQPSKSIKFA from the coding sequence TTGAATTTCGAGTTGTTTATTGCTAAGCGTATTGTAGCTGGTAAAGAGTATAAAAATAGTATATCATCTCCAATTATAAAAATTGCAACTATAGCAATTACTTTAGGGATAGCTATTATGTTAATTGCAGTATCAATAGGCTCTGGATTTCAGAAAAAAATTAGAGATAAAATGTCTGGCTTTAAGGGTCATGTTCAAATAGTAAACTATGATAATAATACATCAGATGTTTCAATAGTTCCAATTGATAAAAACCAAGATTTTTACCCTAAGTTTAAAAATATAGCGGGTATTAAAAATGTACAAACTTTCGCTAATAAGTTTGGAGTTATAAGAACTGCTAAAGATTTTGAAGGAGTAATTTTAAAAGGCGTTACAAATGATTATGATTTTACCTTTTTTAATGAATATTTAAAGGAAGGGCGTTTACCTAATTTTTCACTTGATAGAAATAGAGAGATTTTAATATCAGAGTCAATAGCAAAAAGACTGGAATTAACATTAAAAGATACTGTTCAAATGGTATTTAGTGTAGAAAATAGTAAAAGACCTTTTAAAATACGTAAGCCTGTAATTGTAGGTATTTATAATACAGGTTTTGAGCAATTTGATAAAACAATGCTTATTGGAGATATACGAGAAGTACAGAGGCTTAATAAATGGAAAAATAATGAAATAGGAGGTTTTGAAGTATTAATAGATGATTTTGATACCTTGAAAGAAAAAGGAAATGAAATTTATACATCAATAGGCTCAACTCTTAATAGTTCAACAATAGTAGATAGTTATCCTTTAATATTTAATTGGTTGAATATATTAGATAATAATGTTTGGGTAATTATTGGTATAATGATTTTAGTAGCTGGTATAAATATGGTTACTGCTCTTTTAGTATTAATATTAGAACAAGTACAAATGGTTGGTATATTAAAAGCTCTTGGTAGTTCTAATTGGAGTATTAGAAAGATATTTTTATATAATGCATCTTATTTAATATTAAAGGGGTTATTATACGGAAATATTATAGGATTAGTATTTTTGAGTATCCAAAAATACTTGAAAATAATAACACTCAATCCCGAAAATTATTATGTATCTACTGTACCCGTATCTATAGATTTTTGGTCTATTTTATTTTTAAACTTAGGAACATTGATTTTATGTTTTTTAATGTTAATAATACCATCATACATTATAACAAAAATTCAACCTTCAAAATCTATTAAGTTTGCCTAA
- a CDS encoding DUF6503 family protein, whose product MKYFSLLLLYVFVACKPEYTAQQIIDLSLEKSGVNKIKNATLSFTFRGKLYEGKRNSGNYVFTKIAKSDTLTVKDVLSNNGFKRYENNEPVVLSDKDENRFSNSVNSVHYFSVLPLGLNDKAVNKKLLEPVSIKGKGYYKIQVTFNKEGGGDDFDDVFLYWFNKETFHLEYLAYKYHTNEGGVRFRDIKKEHLVEGIRLLDYNNYKPLKKEIDFKTIDKLYEEDKLKKVSEIVLENIRIEL is encoded by the coding sequence ATGAAATATTTTTCACTACTATTATTGTATGTATTTGTTGCCTGTAAACCAGAGTATACAGCACAACAAATTATTGATTTATCATTAGAAAAATCAGGAGTAAATAAAATTAAGAATGCAACACTTTCTTTTACATTTAGAGGAAAGCTATATGAAGGTAAAAGAAATAGCGGGAACTATGTATTTACGAAAATTGCTAAATCTGATACATTAACAGTTAAGGATGTATTATCTAATAACGGGTTTAAGCGTTATGAAAATAACGAGCCGGTGGTGTTATCAGATAAGGATGAAAATAGATTTAGTAATTCAGTAAATTCGGTACACTATTTTTCTGTGTTACCTTTAGGTTTAAATGATAAAGCAGTAAATAAAAAATTACTAGAACCAGTTTCAATTAAAGGCAAAGGTTATTATAAGATTCAGGTAACATTTAATAAAGAAGGAGGAGGAGATGATTTTGACGATGTGTTTTTATATTGGTTTAATAAAGAAACGTTTCATTTAGAGTATTTGGCTTATAAATATCATACGAATGAAGGAGGAGTTAGATTTAGAGATATTAAGAAAGAACATTTGGTAGAAGGAATTCGTTTATTAGATTATAACAATTATAAACCTTTAAAAAAAGAGATTGATTTTAAAACTATAGATAAACTTTACGAAGAGGATAAGTTGAAAAAGGTTTCAGAAATAGTATTAGAAAACATTAGAATAGAGTTATAG
- a CDS encoding response regulator: protein MEKKQLTALIIDDHPLISEAYKSAFQYIESQENEYRFEIHVKHNCDDACAIIKEYSSLKNKIDVIFLDMRLPASKDGTILSGEDLGLKINQLLPDSKIIVSTTFNDNFRVHSILRNINPDGFLVKNDITPQELVTAIKEVITAPPYYSKTVMKLIRNQIASDYVLDDIDRKILYELSIGNRMKKLPEVIPLSFAGIQKRKRQLAKVFDVDGNDDRELILVARDKGFL from the coding sequence ATGGAAAAAAAACAATTAACAGCGTTAATAATTGATGATCACCCTTTAATATCTGAAGCTTATAAAAGTGCTTTTCAATACATAGAAAGTCAGGAAAATGAATATCGTTTTGAAATTCATGTAAAACACAATTGTGATGATGCTTGTGCTATTATTAAAGAATACTCAAGCTTGAAAAACAAAATTGATGTTATTTTTTTAGATATGCGATTACCTGCATCAAAAGATGGCACTATACTTTCAGGTGAAGATTTAGGCTTAAAAATAAACCAGCTATTACCCGATTCAAAAATTATTGTTTCTACTACCTTTAATGATAATTTTAGAGTGCATAGTATTTTAAGAAATATTAATCCTGATGGTTTTTTAGTAAAAAATGATATTACACCACAAGAACTAGTTACAGCTATAAAAGAAGTTATTACTGCCCCTCCATACTACAGTAAAACAGTAATGAAGTTAATACGAAATCAAATTGCAAGTGATTATGTACTAGATGATATAGATAGAAAGATATTGTACGAGCTTTCTATAGGAAATAGGATGAAAAAATTACCTGAGGTTATTCCGCTTTCTTTTGCTGGAATTCAAAAAAGAAAAAGACAATTAGCTAAAGTATTTGATGTAGATGGTAATGATGATAGAGAGCTAATTTTAGTGGCAAGAGATAAAGGTTTTTTATAA
- a CDS encoding tetratricopeptide repeat protein, with translation MKSLKKHLFIILFLYLNFCYGFQNDSIDIWIKQSKNKNLTKINRKKLLEKAYDQIISNDKVLPLKLSSIAYELYNLKDTISFFKINKQALKLALKIDHTYAIGDAHWNYATYYIRLEIYHKAYFHFNKAYQSFIKKGNKKEAVKILWGMARIKGRYRDYTGSELLNIKAIKICNELKDYKQLYKLYNHLGLLQKDIKEYDKAIEYYNKALNYFTEVPKELQQKYHIEIYNNIGDALFKKKEYKKALKFYNKELKNKSLRQEQLARVIHHKAYCKLFMNDTIGIQKDFQQALDIRIKLGKKTDIVYSKKQLVDFYIYKKDTTKALQYAQEANRLALELKNSVAYLATLQQLANLDTKNSNKYYSRYIEFNDSLISAERRIQNKFTRIEFETDEYIEETERLSQQRIWIIVTSIAGVFILSLLYFLRVQKVQNEKLSIEAEHQKANEEVYVLTLQQQAKLEEERIKERNRISEELHDGILGKLFGTRFGLGFLPIKGEEQTLEKHQNLLNELQDIEKEIRDVSHKLSDNFSNSDINFTSIIKQLLEDKGVIGNFTHNITFSPDIVWKDINEITKANIYRIIQEALQNIIKHAKAKKVILDFSLKNQDLVIKIQDNGVGFNSKKGKKGIGLKNIKTRIEKLKGSIEIKSEINVGTTLLINTPYIQKDGKKTINSVNN, from the coding sequence TTGAAATCTTTAAAAAAACACCTTTTTATAATTTTATTTTTATATTTAAATTTTTGCTATGGATTCCAAAATGATAGTATTGATATATGGATAAAACAATCTAAAAACAAAAATTTAACTAAAATTAATAGAAAAAAACTACTTGAAAAAGCTTATGATCAAATTATCTCTAATGACAAGGTTCTTCCCTTAAAATTAAGTTCTATTGCATATGAACTCTATAATTTAAAAGATACTATTTCCTTTTTTAAAATAAACAAACAGGCTTTAAAACTTGCTCTTAAAATTGATCATACTTATGCCATCGGTGATGCCCATTGGAACTATGCCACCTATTATATACGCTTAGAAATATATCATAAAGCTTATTTTCATTTTAATAAAGCATATCAATCATTTATCAAGAAAGGAAATAAAAAAGAAGCAGTAAAGATATTGTGGGGCATGGCTAGAATAAAAGGTAGGTACAGAGATTATACGGGTAGTGAACTTTTAAATATAAAAGCTATTAAAATTTGTAATGAGCTAAAAGACTATAAACAACTTTATAAATTATATAATCACTTAGGTTTATTACAGAAAGATATTAAAGAGTATGATAAAGCAATTGAATATTACAATAAAGCACTTAATTATTTTACTGAAGTTCCTAAAGAATTGCAGCAAAAATATCATATAGAGATTTATAATAATATAGGAGACGCTTTATTTAAAAAAAAAGAATACAAAAAAGCTCTTAAATTTTATAATAAAGAGTTAAAAAACAAATCACTAAGACAAGAGCAATTAGCAAGAGTTATTCACCATAAAGCTTACTGTAAACTTTTTATGAATGACACTATTGGAATTCAAAAAGACTTTCAACAAGCGTTAGATATTCGTATTAAATTAGGCAAAAAAACAGATATTGTATATAGTAAAAAACAGTTAGTTGACTTCTATATCTACAAAAAAGACACTACTAAAGCACTACAGTACGCACAAGAAGCTAATAGATTAGCTTTAGAATTAAAAAACAGTGTTGCTTATTTAGCAACATTACAACAACTAGCTAATCTTGATACCAAAAACTCTAATAAATATTATAGTCGTTACATTGAGTTTAATGATAGCTTAATAAGTGCTGAACGTAGAATTCAAAATAAGTTTACTCGTATTGAGTTTGAAACTGATGAGTATATTGAAGAAACGGAACGGCTATCTCAACAACGTATTTGGATCATCGTTACTAGTATTGCTGGTGTATTTATTTTAAGTTTATTATACTTTTTACGTGTACAAAAAGTGCAAAATGAAAAATTAAGTATTGAAGCTGAGCATCAAAAAGCTAATGAAGAAGTATATGTTTTAACATTACAACAGCAAGCTAAACTAGAGGAAGAACGCATTAAAGAACGTAATAGAATATCAGAAGAACTACATGATGGTATTTTAGGAAAACTATTTGGAACTCGTTTTGGCTTAGGGTTTTTACCAATAAAAGGAGAAGAACAAACACTTGAAAAACATCAAAATTTATTGAATGAGTTACAAGATATTGAAAAAGAAATTAGAGATGTTTCTCATAAATTAAGTGATAATTTTAGTAATTCAGATATTAACTTTACCTCTATTATTAAACAATTATTAGAAGATAAAGGCGTTATTGGTAACTTTACACACAACATTACATTTTCTCCTGATATTGTATGGAAAGATATTAATGAAATTACAAAAGCTAATATTTATAGAATTATTCAAGAAGCTTTACAAAATATCATTAAGCATGCTAAAGCAAAAAAGGTTATCTTAGATTTTTCTTTAAAAAATCAAGATTTAGTTATCAAAATTCAAGATAATGGAGTTGGTTTTAATAGCAAAAAAGGTAAAAAAGGAATAGGATTAAAAAATATAAAAACGAGAATTGAAAAATTAAAAGGAAGCATTGAAATAAAATCCGAAATTAATGTAGGTACTACCCTACTCATTAACACCCCTTACATCCAAAAAGATGGAAAAAAAACAATTAACAGCGTTAATAATTGA